In the Populus trichocarpa isolate Nisqually-1 chromosome 1, P.trichocarpa_v4.1, whole genome shotgun sequence genome, one interval contains:
- the LOC18095627 gene encoding protein SYM1, translating into MAALHAISPHGLLSLSKTKKTISKSLQNPQFLSPKLPKSQTFCRNKQSWHLNSVVQEELDVIPVQSGDSVDQQEGMLAIPVEREGTELAAQVSGFGGSDGQFSFEGFSSASSSGIDGESIDRQSESERLIDRTINAMIVLGAGTYAITKLLTIDHNYWHGWTLFEILRYAPQHNWSAYEEALKTNPVLAKMMISGIVYSLGDWIAQCYEGKPLFEYDRTRMFRSGLVGFTLHGSLSHYYYQFCEELFPFQDWWVVPAKVAFDQTLWAAAWNSIYFTALGFLRLESPASIFSELTATFWPMLTAGWKLWPFAHLITYGVIPVEQRLLWVDCVELIWVTILSTYSNEKSEARISEAAVEASSSSLPSSPEE; encoded by the exons ATGGCTGCTTTACACGCCATTTCTCCTCACGGTctcctttctctttcaaaaaccaaaaaaaccatttcaaaaaGCCTGCAAAACCCTCAGTTTCTCAGCCCAAAATTGCCAAAGAGCCAAACTTTCTGCAGAAACAAACAGAGCTGGCACTTGAATTCTGTTGTCCAAGAAGAGCTCGATGTTATTCCAGTACAAAGCGGTGACAGTGTAGACCAGCAAGAAGGGATGCTAGCGATTCCAGTAGAGAGAGAAGGGACCGAGTTGGCTGCTCAGGTGAGTGGGTTTGGAGGGAGCGACGGGCAGTTCTCTTTTGAAGGGTTCTCTTCAGCTTCAAGTTCCGGTATTGATGGAGAGAGTATAGATAGGCAATCGGAATCCGAGAGGTTAATTGATAGGACCATCAATGCAATGATTGTTCTTGGTGCTGGTACTTATGCTATCACCAAGTTGCTCACAATTGACCATAATTACTGGCAT GGGTGGACTCTCTTTGAGATACTAAGATATGCTCCTCAACACAACTGGTCTGCTTATGAGGAAGCTCTAAAGACAAACCCAGTTTTAGCAAAAATGATGATTAGTGGCATAGTCTACTCTCTAGGGGATTGGATTGCTCAG TGCTATGAAGGTAAACCCCTCTTCGAGTACGACCGCACAAGAATGTTTAGATCGGGCCTTGTTGGCTTTACATTACATGGTTCCCTTTCACATTACTATTACCAGTTTTGTGAG GAGCTTTTTCCCTTCCAAGATTGGTGGGTGGTTCCTGCCAAAGTAGCCTTTGACCAAACTTTGTGGGCAGCAGCTTGGAACAGCATTTATTTCACAGCCTTGGGATTCTTGCGTCTGGAATCACCTGCCAGCATTTTCAGTGAACTGACAGCTACATTCTGGCCTATGCTTACA GCAGGATGGAAGCTTTGGCCGTTTGCTCATCTTATCACATATGGTGTGATCCCTGTAGAACAAAGACTCCTTTGGGTGGACTGTGTAGAACTCATCTGGGTGACCATACTGTCTAC
- the LOC18095628 gene encoding peptidyl-prolyl cis-trans isomerase CYP37, chloroplastic: MCLTLTTPTAFEVMALPLSSSSIIISSKKLSFNVSISQKPTQKHLFLSAHFAFRLNEARSQVTARPAVRACNSTTSTYAKDLACEHDSPPNLYMSTFGDGTKKLKSLIAMILIFIQISAPVPLSGWDFWYVSPAKAVLYSPDTKVPRTGELALRKAIPANINMKSIQTSLEDISYLLRIPQRKPYGTMEGNVKKALKIAKDEKDSILASLPEDLKEKGSTLYASLIDGKGGLQALLQCIKDQDPDRVSVGLASSLDAVAELELLQAPGLSFLLPQQYLKYPRLTGRGTVEFTIEKVDGSTFSPEAGGEPKKNAKIQVVIDGFSAPLTAGNFVKLVVDGAYNGAKLSFTDQAVLTDNGLDKNSGYSVPLEIMPSGQFEPLYRTTLSVQDGELPVLPLSVYGAVAMAHSEVSEDFSAPYQFFFYLYDKRNAGLGGLSFDEGQFSVFGYTTAGREILSQIKSGDIIQSAELVEGQDRLILPNEN; this comes from the exons ATGTGTCTGACTCTCACAACTCCAACCGCTTTCGAAGTCATGGCTTTGCCTTTATCCTCTTCTTCTATCATCATCTCTTCCAAGAAGCTCTCCTTCAATGTCTCCATCTCTCAAAAACCGACTCAAAAGCACCTTTTCCTCTCTGCCCATTTTGCATTTCGACTCAATGAAGCTCGTAGCCAAGTCACAGCAAGACCTGCTGTCCGTGCCTGCAACTCTACAACAAGTACTTATGCCAAG GATCTGGCATGCGAGCACGATTCTCCTCCTAATTTGTACATGTCGACTTTTGGAGATGGAACGAAAAAACTTAAGAGTCTGATTGCTATGATActtatttttatccaaatttcTGCACCAGTACCTTTGAGTGGTTGGGACTTTTGGTATGTTTCTCCAGCAAAAGCAGTGCTTTATTCTCCAGACACCAAGGTCCCAAGAACTGGGGAGCTTGCATTAAGAAAGGCTATCCCAGCAAACATAAACATGAAGTCCATACAG ACTTCTCTCGAGGACATTTCATACTTGCTAAGAATTCCACAAAGAAAGCCTTATGGAACCATGGAGGGTAATGTGAAGAAAGCACTAAAG ATAGCAAAGGATGAAAAGGATTCTATCCTGGCAAGTCTACCAGAAGACTTGAAGGAAAAGGGGTCTACACTGTATGCATCTCTAATAGATGGGAAG GGTGGTTTGCAAGCACTCCTTCAATGTATTAAGGATCAGGACCCAGATAGAGTTTCTGTTGGCCTTGCATCTTCACTGGATGCGGTTGCAGAGCTGGAGTTGCTGCAG GCTCCTGGGCTGTCATTTTTGTTGCCCCAGCAATACTTGAAATATCCAAG gCTAACAGGCAGAGGGACTGTTGAATTTACCATTGAGAAAGTAGATGGCTCAACATTTTCCCCAGAAGCTGGTGGTGAACCAAAAAAGAATGCCAAAATTCAG GTTGTTATAGACGGATTCTCAGCACCATTAACAGCAGGGAATTTTGTGAAACTG GTAGTTGATGGAGCATATAACGGGGCAAAGCTCAGCTTCACTGACCAAGCTGTTCTCACTGACAATGGACTTGATAAGAACAGTGGTTACAGTGTTCCCTTAGAGATAATGCCATCGGGCCAATTTGAACCTTTGTACCGAACAACATTAAGTGTCCAG GATGGAGAATTGCCAGTTCTTCCACTATCTGTTTACGGGGCAGTTGCAATGGCACACAGTGAGGTTTCTGAGGACTTCTCTGCACCATATCAGTTTTTCTTCTATCTCTATGATAAAAGAAAT GCTGGTTTAGGAGGGCTATCTTTCGATGAAGGGCAGTTTTCAGTTTTTGG ATACACAACCGCTGGGAGAGAAATTCTTTCACAGATAAAAAGTGGGGATATAATTCAATCAGCAGAGCTCGTGGAGGGTCAGGATCGCCTCATATTGCCAAATGAGAACTAA
- the LOC18095629 gene encoding probable disease resistance protein At4g27220, whose protein sequence is MDQERQQKKRVKHTDPFWDHVEKTNDGGPFKCKFCKSTFAASTSISRFKYHLSGESGKGVGICGRVPVDVKAAAYQAMHKKQNAIPPIDHPVPNVEARRMEQEGRDLPDMAMEDWTESTRWEEFIEELMVINEAGGSQGQGVYEGMLDTENLTHSRTVEGIELIDQVRVYEEQGADVSDGGVENLTDNFTGSVSIVTDESRVSEGLHAHKAKGEALLTTKLVGQASDRNKEMIWSWLMKDDVLSVGIYGMGGVGKTSLVTHIHNQLLQRPSSFNYVFWVTVSQNFTISKLQYLIAKAINLDLSNEEDEKKRAAKLSKALVAKGKSVLILDDLWNHFLLEMVGIPVEVNACKLILTSRSLEVCRRMGCQKSIKVELLTKEEAWTLFVEKLGQRHYADLSPEVADIAKSVAAECACLPLGIIAMAGSMREVNDLYEWRNALTELKQSEVGVEDMEPEVFHILRFSYMHLNDSALQQCLLYCAFFPEDFTVDREDLIGYLIDEGIIQPMKSRQAEYDRGQAMLNKLENACLLESYISKEDYRCFKMHDLIRDMALQKLREKSPIMVEVEEQLKELPDEDEWKVDVMRVSLMKNHLKEIPSGCSPMCPKLSTLFLFSNFKLEMIADSFFKHLQGLKVLDLSATAIRELPSSFSDLVNLTALYLRRCHNLRYIPSLAKLRGLRKLDLRYTALEELPQGMEMLSNLRYLNLFGNSLKEMPAGILPKLSQLQFLNANRASGIFKTVRVEEVACLNRMETLRYQFCDLVDFKKYLKSPEVRQYLTTYFFTIGQLGVDREMDSLLYMTPEEVFYKEVLVHDCQIGEKGRFLELPEDVSSFSIGRCHDARSLCDVSPFKHATSLKSLGMWECDGIECLASMSESSTDIFESLESLYLKTLKNFCVFITREGAAPPSWQSNGTFSHLKKVTIGECPSMKNLFSLDLLPNLTNLEVIEVDDCDQMEEIIAIEDEEEGMMVEDSSSSSHYAVTSLPNLKVLKLSNLPELKSIFHGEVICDSLQEIIVVNCPNLKRISLSHRNHANGQTPLRKIQAYPKEWWESVEWGNSNSKNALEPLCVFWESLF, encoded by the exons GTTCAAATATCATTTGTCAGGAGAAAGTGGGAAAGGAGTTGGTATTTGTGGAAGAGTACCCGTTGATGTTAAAGCAGCAGCCTACCAAGCAatgcacaaaaaacaaaatgccaTCCCACCAATTGATCATCCAGTTCCAAATGTAGAAGCTCGAAGAATGGAGCAAGAAGGGAGGGATCTCCCAGATATGGCAATGGAAGATTGGACAGAGAGTACGAGATGGGAAGAGTTTATTGAAGAGTTGATGGTTATTAACGAAGCTGGTGGTTCTCAAGGGCAAGGAGTTTATGAAGGCATGCTAGATACAGAGAATTTGACACACAGCAGAACCGTGGAAGGGATTGAACTTATTGACCAAGTTAGAGTTTATGAAGAGCAAGGGGCAGATGTTTCAGATGGTGGAGTGGAGAATTTGACAGACAACTTCACCGGTAGTGTGTCCATAGTTACTGACGAAAGTAGAGTTTCTGAAGGGCTTCATGCACATAAGGCTAAAGGAGAAGCATTACTGACAACAAAGCTGGTAGGTCAGGCTTCTGACAGAAATAAGGAGATGATCTGGTCTTGGTTAATGAAGGATGACGTCTTAAGTGTTGGCATTTATGGGATGGGCGGTGTCGGAAAAACATCACTGGTGACGCATATCCATAATCAGCTGCTACAAAGACCAAGTTCTTTCAATTATGTGTTTTGGGTTACTGTATCACAAAATTTCACCATCAGTAAATTGCAGTATCTTATTGCCAAAGCTATTAATTTAGACCTTTCAAATGAAGAGGATGAGAAGAAAAGAGCTGCAAAGTTGTCTAAAGCATTAGTTGCCAAGGGAAAATCTGTTCTCATTCTAGATGATTTATGGAATCATTTTCTGCTAGAAATGGTGGGCATACCTGTTGAAGTTAACGCGTGCAAGTTGATTCTCACAAGTCGATCGTTAGAAGTTTGTCGGCGGATGGGTTGCCAAAAGAGCATCAAAGTAGAGCTTCTTACTAAAGAAGAAGCTTGGACTTTGTTCGTGGAGAAACTTGGGCAGCGCCATTATGCTGATCTTTCTCCTGAAGTCGCAGACATAGCAAAATCTGTTGCAGCAGAATGCGCTTGTCTACCACTTGGGATTATAGCAATGGCAGGAAGCATGAGGGAAGTGAATGACTTGTATGAATGGAGGAATGCATTGACAGAATTGAAACAATCAGAAGTTGGGGTAGAAGACATGGAACCTGAGGTATTCCATATTTTGAGATTTAGTTATATGCACTTGAATGACTCAGCATTGCAACAGTGTCTCTTATACTGTGCATTTTTTCCAGAGGATTTCACCGTAGATAGAGAGGACTTGATAGGTTATTTGATCGATGAGGGAATAATTCAACCAATGAAGAGCAGGCAGGCAGAATATGATAGAGGTCAGGCTATGCTTAACAAGCTTGAAAATGCTTGCTTACTGGAAAGTTATATAAGCAAAGAAGACTACAGATGTTtcaagatgcatgacttgatTCGAGATATGGCTCTTCAGAAACTGAGGGAGAAATCACCAATCATGGTTGAAGTTGAGGAGCAACTAAAAGAATTACCAGATGAGGATGAGTGGAAAGTGGATGTCATGAGAGTTTCGTTAATGAAAAATCACCTCAAGGAAATTCCCTCTGGCTGTTCACCAATGTGTCCCAAGCTTTCAACGTTGTTTTTATTCTCGAATTTCAAGCTAGAAATGATTGCGGATTCCTTTTTCAAACATTTGCAAGGGCTCAAGGTTCTTGATCTATCAGCCACCGCTATCCGGGAATTGCCAAGTTCCTTCTCCGATTTGGTGAATCTCACTGCTTTATATCTCAGAAGGTGTCACAATCTAAGATATATACCATCATTAGCAAAGCTTAGGGGGTTGAGGAAATTGGATCTCCGCTATACTGCACTTGAAGAACTGCCTCAAGGGATGGAAATGCTGTCCAATCTCAg GTATCTTAATCTTTTTGGAAATAGTCTTAAGGAGATGCCTGCTGGTATATTACCTAAGCTCTCACAGCTACAATTCCTTAACGCGAACCGGGCGTCCGGCATTTTCAAGACAGTACGAGTAGAGGAAGTAGCATGCTTGAATAGGATGGAAACTTTGAGATACCAATTCTGTGATCTTGTTGACTTCAAGAAGTACCTCAAATCTCCAGAAGTGAGGCAATATCTGACCACATACTTCTTCACAATAGGACAACTAGGTGTGGATCGAGAAATGGATTCTTTACTTTATATGACACCAGAGGAAGTCTTTTATAAAGAAGTTTTGGTTCATGATTGCCAAATCGGTGAAAAAGGAAGGTTTCTTGAGCTCCCAGAAGATGTTTCATCTTTCTCAATCGGAAGATGTCACGACGCAAGGAGCTTATGCGATGTTTCTCCATTTAAACATGCAACTTCACTGAAGTCCTTGGGGATGTGGGAATGTGATGGGATAGAGTGCTTGGCTTCGATGTCAGAATCCTCCACGGATATATTTGAAAGCCTCGAATCGCTATACCTTAAAACTTTGAAGAACTTTTGTGTCTTCATTACAAGAGAAGGAGCTGCTCCACCATCATGGCAATCTAATGGTACCTTCTCTCATCTTAAAAAAGTGACAATAGGTGAATGTCCAAGTATGAAAAATCTGTTCTCCCTTGACTTGTTGCCAAATCTCACAAACTTGGAAGTGATTGAAGTTGATGACTGTGACcaaatggaggagataatagcAATTGAGGATGAAGAAGAAGGCATGATGGTTGAagatagcagcagcagcagccactACGCTGTTACCAGTCTCCCAAATTTGAAGGTTTTGAAATTAAGCAACTTACCGGAGCTAAAAAGCATTTTCCACGGGGAAGTGATTTGTGATTCTCTACAAGAAATTATTGTGGTTAACTGCCCAAATCTGAAGAGGATATCACTCTCTCATCGCAACCATGCTAATGGCCAAACACCACTTCGAAAAATCCAGGCATATCCAAAAGAATGGTGGGAATCAGTGGAGTGGGGCAATTCCAACAGTAAGAATGCCCTTGAACCCCTGTGTGTGTTTTGGGAGTCTTTATTTTAG